The Coprobacter tertius genome includes a region encoding these proteins:
- a CDS encoding cell division protein FtsQ/DivIB — translation MKKIFKYLLICILPAYLIAALIYYAPAEGNVKCKRIEVHLADSTETHFTSVNEIKKEITEKGIDPVGKLYSEINTEKMEQVLKKNQLIATAECYKTPSGTIKIDISQRVPVIRIIANGETYYIDSNGKIMPTTQNFTAYLPLATGFISRDYAKDKLYSLALFLKNNEFWNSQIEQIYVTPDKEIEIIPRIGDNLILMGKIDNFERKLENLRYLYDQALPKVGWNKYDTISLKYENQVICTRRDKNN, via the coding sequence ATGAAGAAGATTTTTAAATACCTGCTTATCTGTATACTACCGGCTTATCTGATTGCCGCGCTCATTTATTATGCTCCTGCAGAAGGAAATGTAAAATGCAAGCGTATAGAAGTGCATCTGGCTGATAGTACCGAAACACATTTCACATCGGTAAACGAAATCAAAAAAGAGATAACCGAAAAAGGAATCGATCCCGTAGGAAAACTCTATTCTGAAATAAATACCGAAAAAATGGAACAGGTATTGAAAAAAAATCAACTTATCGCTACTGCCGAGTGTTATAAAACTCCGTCGGGAACTATAAAAATTGACATCTCTCAGCGGGTACCGGTGATACGTATTATCGCTAACGGTGAAACTTATTACATCGACAGTAACGGGAAAATAATGCCGACAACACAAAATTTTACGGCATATCTGCCTCTTGCGACAGGATTTATCAGCCGGGATTATGCAAAAGATAAGCTATATTCACTGGCACTTTTCCTGAAAAACAACGAATTCTGGAATTCACAGATCGAACAGATATACGTTACGCCCGATAAAGAAATCGAAATTATTCCTCGTATAGGTGATAATTTGATACTTATGGGAAAAATTGATAACTTTGAACGGAAACTCGAGAACTTGCGTTACTTATACGACCAGGCTCTTCCAAAGGTGGGATGGAATAAATACGATACCATCAGCCTAAAATATGAAAACCAGGTAATTTGCACCCGTAGAGATAAAAATAACTAA
- the ftsZ gene encoding cell division protein FtsZ, with amino-acid sequence MEASADNIPWEFPGPQSTPSIIKVIGVGGGGGNAVNHMYKEGIQDVSFVLCNTDNQALLRSDVPRKVQLGKTTTEGLGAGNRPERARLAAEESIDEIKELFNDGTKMVFITAGMGGGTGTGAGPVIARIAKELDILTVGIVTIPFLFEGERKIMQALEGVKEMEQYVDALLVINNENLRKIYPDLDFLNAFGKADDTLTIAAKSIAEIITIEGHINLDFADVNSILKNGGKAIMSSGYGQGEKRVSKAIQDALNSPLLNDRDIYDAKKILFNFYFSSDKQIKMEEINEVNAFMAKFGKNIEVIWGAAIDDSLDDTVKIIILATGFKDSPVTQRPEIDSFFEKMPENEETKESIEEMYGSDAVKEIERNRVKASFIILKPEQMDDDSLLELIDKSPTYNRDSGFVTRIAIDSKAETAKAETPQAQASPVSPAPSNNDGTIRF; translated from the coding sequence ATGGAAGCGTCAGCAGATAATATACCTTGGGAATTTCCCGGGCCACAAAGCACTCCTTCGATCATAAAAGTAATCGGTGTAGGAGGAGGCGGTGGAAATGCCGTTAACCACATGTACAAAGAAGGGATACAGGATGTCTCTTTTGTTTTGTGTAATACCGATAACCAGGCCCTGTTACGCTCGGATGTACCTCGTAAAGTACAATTGGGCAAAACGACGACCGAAGGTCTCGGTGCCGGAAACCGTCCCGAAAGAGCCCGTCTGGCCGCAGAAGAAAGTATCGACGAAATTAAAGAGCTTTTTAACGATGGAACCAAAATGGTATTTATCACTGCCGGAATGGGAGGCGGAACCGGTACAGGAGCCGGTCCTGTAATTGCCCGTATCGCTAAAGAACTCGATATACTTACAGTAGGGATTGTCACGATTCCATTCCTCTTCGAAGGAGAACGCAAAATTATGCAGGCTCTCGAGGGAGTAAAGGAAATGGAACAATATGTAGATGCCCTGCTGGTAATAAACAACGAGAACTTGCGTAAAATTTACCCCGATCTCGATTTTTTAAATGCATTCGGAAAAGCGGATGATACCTTAACGATCGCAGCCAAAAGTATTGCCGAAATTATTACGATAGAAGGACATATCAACCTCGATTTCGCCGATGTAAATTCGATTCTGAAAAACGGAGGTAAAGCGATAATGAGCTCGGGATACGGACAAGGAGAAAAACGGGTTTCAAAAGCTATACAAGACGCTCTTAATTCGCCGTTACTCAACGACAGGGATATCTACGATGCCAAAAAGATACTTTTCAACTTCTATTTCAGCAGCGACAAACAGATAAAGATGGAAGAAATAAACGAAGTAAATGCGTTTATGGCCAAATTCGGCAAAAACATCGAAGTTATTTGGGGGGCTGCAATCGATGATTCCCTCGATGATACGGTTAAGATTATTATATTAGCAACGGGATTCAAAGATAGCCCCGTCACTCAACGTCCAGAAATCGACTCGTTTTTCGAAAAAATGCCCGAGAATGAAGAAACAAAAGAATCGATTGAAGAGATGTACGGTTCAGATGCCGTAAAAGAGATAGAACGTAATCGTGTAAAAGCTTCGTTCATTATTCTAAAACCGGAACAAATGGACGATGACAGTCTCTTGGAACTTATCGATAAATCACCGACTTATAATCGGGATTCGGGATTTGTTACTCGCATAGCAATCGATTCCAAAGCGGAAACAGCAAAAGCGGAAACCCCACAGGCTCAAGCCTCACCAGTATCTCCGGCACCAAGCAATAATGACGGGACCATACGTTTTTAA
- the murD gene encoding UDP-N-acetylmuramoyl-L-alanine--D-glutamate ligase: protein MNKRIIILGAGESGTGAAVLAKVKGFDVFVSDMSLIKDHYKEILNRYNIEWEEGKHTPELILNADEVVKSPGIPEKAPIIQALREKNIPIISEIEFAGRYTKAKMVCITGSNGKTTTTLLTYHILKNAGLNVGLAGNVGKSLALQVATENYDYYVIELSSFQLDNMYDFKANIAILLNITPDHLDRYEYNMQNYIDAKFRITRNQTHDDVFIYWNDDPIINKELKQHPLKARLFPFAEEKEDGVKAYKENHNIIIDAPDESFTITEDDLSLPGRHNLFNSMAASISAKVLDIKKEDIRAALSDFQGVEHRLEKVARIRGVQYINDSKATNVNSCWYALESMRTPVVLILGGKDKGNDYTEIERLVKNKVKAIICLGVDNRKLHTFFDGKIPTITDASSMKEAVNKAYELSQPGDTVLLSPCCASFDLFKSYEDRGDQFKECVRNL, encoded by the coding sequence ATGAATAAACGAATAATAATATTAGGAGCCGGTGAAAGCGGAACCGGCGCTGCTGTTCTGGCAAAGGTAAAAGGTTTCGATGTGTTCGTCTCGGACATGTCGCTTATCAAAGACCATTATAAAGAAATTCTCAATCGGTACAATATCGAATGGGAAGAAGGAAAACATACCCCCGAACTTATTCTCAACGCCGATGAAGTTGTTAAAAGTCCCGGCATTCCCGAGAAAGCTCCTATTATTCAGGCTCTACGAGAAAAAAATATCCCGATCATTTCAGAAATAGAATTCGCAGGACGTTATACAAAAGCAAAAATGGTTTGTATTACAGGAAGTAACGGGAAAACAACAACGACACTGCTCACCTACCATATCCTAAAAAACGCAGGACTGAATGTAGGACTTGCAGGAAATGTAGGGAAAAGCCTGGCTTTACAAGTAGCGACAGAGAATTACGATTATTACGTTATAGAACTCAGTAGCTTTCAACTCGACAATATGTACGATTTTAAAGCCAATATCGCTATTCTGCTGAACATAACTCCCGACCATCTTGACCGGTACGAATACAATATGCAGAATTACATCGATGCGAAATTTCGCATTACCCGTAACCAAACACACGACGATGTATTCATCTACTGGAACGATGATCCGATTATCAATAAAGAATTAAAACAACATCCACTAAAAGCCCGATTATTCCCTTTTGCTGAAGAAAAAGAAGATGGCGTAAAAGCCTATAAAGAAAATCATAATATCATTATCGATGCTCCGGACGAGTCTTTTACAATCACCGAAGACGATTTATCTCTACCGGGCAGACATAATCTGTTCAACTCGATGGCAGCCAGTATTTCGGCCAAAGTCCTCGACATAAAAAAAGAAGATATAAGAGCCGCTTTAAGCGATTTTCAGGGAGTGGAACATCGGCTCGAAAAAGTGGCCCGGATTCGGGGTGTACAATATATAAACGACTCGAAAGCAACAAACGTGAACTCTTGCTGGTATGCACTCGAAAGCATGCGTACACCGGTAGTACTTATTCTCGGAGGCAAAGATAAGGGTAACGATTACACAGAAATAGAAAGACTCGTAAAAAATAAAGTAAAAGCGATCATCTGTCTGGGTGTGGATAACCGTAAATTACATACTTTTTTCGACGGGAAGATACCTACTATAACAGATGCCTCCTCAATGAAAGAAGCGGTAAATAAAGCCTACGAATTATCACAACCGGGCGATACCGTTTTGCTCTCTCCTTGTTGTGCCAGTTTCGACCTCTTCAAAAGTTATGAAGATCGAGGAGATCAATTTAAAGAATGTGTGCGTAATTTATAA
- the mraY gene encoding phospho-N-acetylmuramoyl-pentapeptide-transferase, with protein sequence MLYYLFHYLDQCDFPGAGMFKYISFRSGLALILSLFIATIIGKKIIEKLQYMQIGEIVRDLGLEGQMSKKGTPTMGGIIIIIAIIVPCLLFGRLENIYMILMLITTLWMGAIGFLDDYIKVFKKDKEGLHGRFKIIGQVGLGLIVGLTLYLSPNVVIRENVYTTDINNEQIVKYMPENIKSTQTTIPFLKNNNFDYADLVSFLGDNAQTAGWIIFILITIFIVTAVSNGANLTDGLDGLATGSSAIIGVTLGILAYLSGHIAYASYLNIMYIPGTEELVVFASAFIGATIGFLWYNAFPAQVFMGDTGSLTLGGIIAVFAIIIHKELLIPVLCAIFLVEDLSVMIQMAYFKITKKKYGEGKRVFKMAPLHHHFQKAGNAGIEAMIQRPFKPVPESKIVVRFWIVGIILAVITIVTLKMR encoded by the coding sequence ATGTTATATTATTTGTTCCATTATCTCGATCAGTGCGATTTTCCGGGTGCCGGTATGTTCAAATACATTTCTTTCCGGTCCGGCCTGGCATTAATTTTGTCCTTGTTTATTGCAACGATTATCGGGAAAAAAATCATTGAGAAATTACAATATATGCAGATTGGCGAAATTGTGAGAGACTTGGGACTGGAAGGCCAGATGAGTAAAAAAGGGACTCCTACGATGGGAGGAATTATCATTATCATCGCCATTATCGTCCCCTGCTTACTATTCGGGCGCCTTGAGAATATTTATATGATTCTCATGCTGATTACAACACTTTGGATGGGCGCGATCGGCTTCCTCGATGACTATATAAAGGTATTTAAAAAAGATAAAGAAGGATTGCATGGTCGTTTTAAAATCATCGGACAGGTAGGATTAGGACTTATCGTAGGCCTCACTCTTTACCTCAGCCCCAATGTCGTTATCCGGGAAAATGTATATACGACCGATATAAACAATGAACAAATAGTCAAATACATGCCCGAAAATATAAAATCGACCCAAACTACAATTCCTTTCCTGAAAAACAATAATTTCGATTATGCAGACTTGGTCTCGTTTTTGGGAGATAATGCACAAACCGCCGGTTGGATTATTTTTATACTGATAACGATTTTCATTGTCACTGCCGTATCGAACGGGGCTAATCTCACAGACGGTCTCGACGGTCTCGCAACCGGTAGTTCGGCAATTATCGGCGTCACACTGGGAATACTCGCTTACCTTTCCGGGCATATAGCATACGCTTCGTATCTGAATATTATGTATATCCCCGGGACCGAAGAATTGGTTGTTTTCGCCAGCGCTTTTATAGGTGCCACAATAGGGTTTCTATGGTATAATGCCTTTCCGGCTCAAGTATTCATGGGCGATACGGGAAGTTTAACATTGGGGGGTATCATCGCCGTTTTTGCGATTATCATACATAAAGAATTGCTTATACCTGTTTTGTGCGCTATCTTTCTGGTTGAAGATCTTTCGGTAATGATACAAATGGCTTATTTTAAAATAACCAAAAAAAAATACGGAGAAGGTAAACGAGTATTTAAAATGGCACCTTTGCACCACCATTTTCAAAAAGCGGGAAATGCAGGAATCGAAGCCATGATACAACGCCCCTTTAAACCGGTGCCCGAATCGAAAATCGTGGTACGTTTTTGGATCGTCGGGATCATACTTGCTGTAATTACGATAGTAACACTGAAAATGCGCTAA
- the murG gene encoding undecaprenyldiphospho-muramoylpentapeptide beta-N-acetylglucosaminyltransferase yields MGKNIKVLVSGGGTGGHIFPAISIANAIKAQVPEAEILFVGAENRMEMEKVPAAGYKIVGLPVSGFDRKNVFRNLKVFNQLFKSIRQARKTVKEFGPDIAVGVGGYASGPTLWAAAQMGIPTVIQEQNSYAGVTNKLLSSKALAICVAYHNMERFFPKDKIILTGNPVRQELFDENLTQEEAVRFFGLDPNKKTILVVGGSLGARTINESIAGSLDKFTQEDVQLIWQTGKGYDDRAKEILTRISNTNIVQMPFIARMDMAYKSADLVISRAGASSISELCLLKKPVILIPSPNVAEDHQTKNAQALEGVGAAILIPDNQAQEKLVPEALSLVKNDKQLEDMGENIYKLAEKDSATRIANIIIELIEKRKK; encoded by the coding sequence ATGGGGAAAAATATAAAAGTTTTAGTAAGCGGTGGCGGAACAGGCGGCCACATATTTCCGGCTATATCGATAGCAAACGCAATTAAGGCACAAGTTCCGGAAGCGGAAATCTTGTTTGTCGGAGCAGAAAACCGAATGGAAATGGAAAAGGTTCCGGCAGCCGGTTATAAAATCGTCGGATTACCCGTCAGCGGATTCGACCGAAAGAATGTATTCCGTAATTTAAAAGTATTCAATCAACTATTCAAGAGTATACGGCAAGCACGTAAAACCGTAAAAGAATTCGGGCCCGACATTGCTGTAGGAGTTGGTGGATATGCGAGCGGACCTACCTTATGGGCAGCTGCCCAAATGGGTATCCCTACCGTTATACAAGAACAAAATTCCTATGCCGGTGTCACCAATAAATTACTATCATCTAAGGCTCTCGCGATTTGCGTAGCTTACCACAATATGGAACGTTTTTTCCCGAAAGATAAAATCATACTTACCGGTAATCCCGTACGACAAGAATTATTCGATGAGAACCTCACCCAGGAAGAAGCCGTACGTTTTTTCGGACTCGATCCCAATAAAAAAACAATATTGGTTGTCGGAGGTAGTCTTGGTGCTCGTACAATCAACGAAAGTATTGCCGGATCACTCGATAAATTTACTCAGGAAGACGTACAACTGATCTGGCAAACCGGCAAAGGATACGACGATCGGGCAAAGGAAATTCTCACCCGTATCTCCAACACCAATATCGTACAGATGCCTTTTATCGCACGAATGGATATGGCTTATAAATCAGCCGATTTAGTGATATCCCGGGCTGGTGCAAGCTCTATCTCGGAATTATGCCTGTTAAAAAAACCGGTGATACTCATTCCCTCTCCGAATGTCGCAGAAGATCACCAAACTAAAAACGCACAGGCACTCGAAGGTGTCGGCGCCGCAATACTTATACCCGATAACCAAGCGCAGGAAAAATTAGTACCTGAAGCTCTCTCGCTCGTCAAAAACGACAAGCAGTTAGAAGATATGGGTGAAAATATATACAAACTGGCCGAAAAAGATTCGGCAACACGCATAGCGAACATCATAATAGAACTGATCGAAAAAAGAAAGAAGTAA
- a CDS encoding GatB/YqeY domain-containing protein has translation MNLFDQISNDIKNAMLAKDKLRLETLRGIKKEFLEAKTAKGSDGELSDESAMKILVKMVKQRKDSAQIYIDQNRPELAEGELGEAKIIEEYLPKQLSEAELTEKVKEIIAETGATSAKDMGKVMGVASKKLAGLAEGKAISAKVKELLG, from the coding sequence ATGAACTTATTTGATCAAATCAGCAACGACATAAAAAATGCCATGCTGGCTAAAGACAAACTCAGACTCGAAACACTGAGAGGTATCAAAAAAGAGTTTTTAGAAGCTAAAACCGCCAAAGGTTCAGACGGTGAACTGTCGGATGAATCTGCGATGAAGATACTCGTTAAGATGGTAAAACAACGCAAAGATAGTGCCCAGATTTATATCGACCAAAACCGGCCCGAACTGGCAGAAGGAGAGCTGGGAGAAGCCAAAATTATCGAGGAATACCTACCCAAACAGCTTTCCGAAGCAGAACTTACCGAAAAAGTAAAAGAAATAATTGCCGAAACAGGAGCCACTTCGGCAAAAGATATGGGAAAAGTAATGGGAGTAGCCAGTAAAAAACTGGCAGGTCTTGCCGAGGGGAAAGCGATTTCGGCAAAAGTAAAAGAACTGTTGGGATAA
- a CDS encoding FtsW/RodA/SpoVE family cell cycle protein: MEGIRSIPKGDKYIWGIYFVLCIISIVEMYSASSTLTFKIQDYFAPTIRHALFLFCGTMGVLVMQNIHYKWFKGIGLLLLVVAFFLLIYALAFGKELNDTQRWISLGGISLQPSEFAKLGMVIFTAFILANKQTSNGVEKNTFTIIFCVLGVFFMLIFPENFSTAVLLAAVVYCMMLIGRIELKKWFGSIAIIVLVGLSGLFISKYLPEDVGIFKRMQTWENRLINFNSGDIPEYEIKTGDKNYQVHHARMAIANGGVFGKFIGNSRERDFLPQAYSDFIYAIIIEETGLVGGIVVMLLYLSLLIRAGMIAKKCTRAFPAFLILGIALMIVFQAMINMSVAVGLIPVTGQPLPLISRGGTSTIVTCFYFGIMLSISRYATLEGMEEEKKLTGSVTEVPEDLAAPNPNM, encoded by the coding sequence ATGGAAGGAATAAGATCGATACCGAAAGGCGACAAATACATTTGGGGAATTTATTTCGTACTTTGCATCATCTCTATTGTAGAGATGTACAGTGCTTCAAGTACCCTTACCTTTAAAATTCAAGATTATTTTGCGCCTACCATTCGCCATGCTTTATTCCTTTTCTGTGGAACAATGGGTGTACTGGTCATGCAGAATATTCATTATAAATGGTTTAAAGGCATTGGCCTTTTATTGTTGGTCGTCGCCTTTTTTTTACTAATTTACGCTTTAGCATTCGGGAAAGAACTCAACGACACACAACGCTGGATCAGTCTCGGCGGCATATCTTTACAACCTTCCGAATTCGCCAAGCTCGGTATGGTAATTTTTACAGCATTCATTTTGGCAAACAAGCAAACATCCAATGGAGTAGAGAAAAATACCTTTACAATAATTTTCTGCGTTTTAGGAGTATTTTTCATGCTTATTTTTCCTGAAAATTTTTCGACAGCAGTTTTACTCGCTGCCGTCGTTTACTGCATGATGCTTATCGGAAGAATAGAGCTGAAAAAATGGTTCGGTTCTATCGCAATCATTGTACTGGTAGGGCTAAGCGGACTTTTTATTTCGAAATATTTACCTGAAGATGTAGGTATTTTCAAACGTATGCAAACTTGGGAAAACCGGTTGATAAATTTTAACAGCGGAGATATTCCCGAATACGAAATCAAAACCGGAGATAAAAACTATCAGGTACATCATGCCCGCATGGCAATCGCCAACGGAGGGGTATTCGGAAAATTTATCGGGAATAGCCGCGAAAGAGATTTTCTACCACAAGCTTACTCCGACTTCATTTATGCCATTATCATCGAAGAAACTGGTCTCGTTGGAGGGATAGTGGTCATGTTACTCTATCTTTCTTTACTGATACGAGCGGGAATGATCGCAAAAAAATGTACACGGGCTTTCCCCGCTTTCCTGATTCTCGGTATCGCTTTGATGATCGTATTCCAGGCCATGATAAACATGTCTGTTGCCGTAGGCCTGATTCCGGTAACAGGCCAACCGTTACCATTAATAAGCCGCGGTGGTACATCAACAATCGTAACCTGCTTTTATTTCGGAATCATGTTAAGCATAAGCCGATACGCGACACTTGAAGGAATGGAAGAAGAAAAAAAACTTACGGGATCAGTCACCGAAGTTCCAGAAGATTTAGCGGCACCAAATCCGAATATGTAA
- the murC gene encoding UDP-N-acetylmuramate--L-alanine ligase — MENFKSLYFIGIGGIGMSNLARYFLAKGYRIGGYDRTPSDITHALSQEGAEIFYEEKASSIPEVFRDKSNTLIVYTPAVPESHEGLCFFRDKGFTVVKRAQLLGMITRSSKGLCFAGTHGKTTTSSMAAHILAQSPIGCNAFLGGILKNYNSNLILSDTSEYSVIEADEYDRSFHQLNPWIAVITATDPDHLDIYGTEEAYLESFRHFTTLIRPGGALIIKNGLKLNPEVQNGVKIYHYSGENNGDFHAKNIRIGNGTIVFDFVTPEGVITDIELGVPVKINIENSVAAMAVAWLCGVSSTGLRRAMASFEGAKRRFDFWLKTDDKVMIDDYAHHPDELKASILSVKALYPGRKITGIFQPHLFSRTRDFYKQFAKALSMLDEVILLDIYPAREKPIPGITSQLIFNEITTSNKILCTKETLFETLKTRNFEVLITLGAGDIDRLLPDIKACLENR, encoded by the coding sequence ATGGAAAACTTCAAATCATTATATTTTATAGGAATCGGCGGTATAGGTATGAGTAATCTTGCCCGGTATTTTCTTGCGAAAGGATACCGGATAGGCGGCTATGACCGTACTCCGTCGGACATTACACATGCACTATCTCAGGAAGGTGCAGAAATATTCTATGAAGAAAAGGCTTCGTCGATCCCCGAAGTATTTCGGGATAAAAGCAATACCCTGATTGTTTATACTCCGGCTGTTCCCGAATCGCACGAAGGTTTATGTTTTTTTCGGGACAAGGGATTTACAGTCGTAAAACGGGCCCAGTTGTTGGGAATGATCACTCGCTCGAGCAAAGGCCTTTGTTTTGCCGGGACTCATGGTAAAACGACGACCTCAAGCATGGCTGCTCATATACTCGCTCAATCTCCGATTGGATGCAACGCCTTTTTGGGCGGTATTCTCAAAAATTATAACAGCAACTTGATTCTATCGGATACAAGCGAATATTCGGTCATTGAAGCCGACGAATACGACCGGTCTTTTCATCAACTGAATCCTTGGATAGCAGTAATAACAGCAACCGATCCCGACCACCTCGATATTTATGGTACAGAAGAAGCATACCTCGAAAGTTTTCGCCATTTTACGACGTTGATACGCCCCGGAGGTGCATTGATCATAAAAAACGGACTGAAATTAAATCCCGAGGTACAAAATGGGGTAAAAATATATCACTATTCAGGCGAAAACAACGGTGATTTCCATGCCAAAAACATACGCATAGGAAACGGTACGATCGTTTTTGATTTTGTTACCCCCGAAGGTGTCATTACCGATATCGAATTGGGAGTACCGGTAAAAATAAATATCGAAAACAGTGTTGCCGCTATGGCTGTAGCGTGGCTGTGCGGAGTATCATCAACCGGCCTACGCCGGGCAATGGCATCTTTTGAGGGGGCTAAACGTAGATTCGATTTTTGGCTGAAAACAGATGATAAGGTCATGATAGACGATTATGCTCACCACCCGGATGAACTAAAAGCCAGTATTTTGTCGGTAAAAGCTTTATATCCCGGCAGAAAAATCACGGGCATCTTTCAACCTCATCTTTTCTCCCGTACACGAGATTTTTATAAGCAGTTTGCAAAAGCCCTTTCGATGCTCGATGAAGTAATATTGCTCGATATTTATCCGGCCCGGGAAAAACCGATACCGGGAATAACATCTCAGCTAATATTCAATGAAATAACAACATCTAACAAGATACTTTGCACTAAAGAAACTTTGTTTGAAACGTTGAAAACCCGTAACTTTGAAGTCCTGATTACATTGGGAGCCGGTGATATAGACCGACTGTTACCCGATATTAAAGCGTGTCTCGAGAACCGATGA
- the ftsA gene encoding cell division protein FtsA, protein MEPDNYIVAIELGTSKIVGVIGHKNENGVLSVLAIDKEDSAGCIKRGCIQNVEEAAARVKKIIAKLENRIIPDKIDKVYVGIGGQSVRTIDHSVRRQLPEDTQVTETLINALHSESRSYPIFNSEIMDVVPNEYMVDNHIEAKPVGAFCSEIQANLKLIIGRPSIKKNIIRCLTERLKMPVAGYIISAKATASALLTSEERNLGCALIDFGGGTTTLSIYKDDFLRYMITIPFGGKNITRDICSLNVLEGDAEKLKIAFGSAINNPITEKGIKQLGIEGLDSSKIKYQDLCHVIEARIEEIVENVIDQIDASGYGDQLSAGIIITGGASQLRELPELLRQKTGMEVKRGTLPKNIQFVNRAEAGNPAYAQAIGLLLLGTENCVRKVEPETISETQKNVKKETATGHKQEAPKPQKPPKPSFIDKLKKRAEQLFDDNDAELK, encoded by the coding sequence ATGGAACCAGATAATTATATTGTTGCTATAGAACTCGGTACCTCTAAAATAGTAGGGGTTATCGGACATAAGAACGAAAACGGGGTACTCAGTGTACTCGCTATCGACAAAGAAGATTCTGCCGGGTGCATTAAACGCGGATGTATTCAGAATGTAGAAGAAGCAGCCGCCCGGGTAAAGAAAATAATAGCTAAGCTCGAGAACAGGATTATTCCCGATAAAATAGATAAAGTATATGTCGGGATCGGAGGACAGTCGGTTCGTACAATCGATCATTCGGTACGTCGTCAACTACCGGAAGATACACAAGTTACCGAAACACTGATAAACGCATTACACTCCGAAAGCCGTAGCTATCCCATATTCAATTCCGAAATCATGGACGTAGTCCCCAACGAATATATGGTAGATAATCACATCGAAGCCAAACCGGTAGGAGCATTCTGCTCGGAAATACAAGCCAATCTGAAACTCATTATCGGACGTCCGTCGATCAAAAAAAATATTATACGGTGTTTAACCGAACGATTGAAAATGCCTGTAGCAGGTTATATCATATCGGCAAAAGCAACGGCTTCTGCCCTGCTTACCAGTGAAGAAAGAAATCTCGGATGTGCTCTGATCGATTTCGGAGGAGGGACTACGACCTTATCGATCTATAAGGATGATTTCTTGCGTTATATGATTACAATCCCCTTTGGAGGGAAAAATATAACCCGAGACATTTGCTCCCTGAATGTGCTCGAAGGAGATGCCGAGAAACTGAAAATTGCTTTTGGCAGTGCAATTAACAATCCGATTACCGAAAAAGGGATCAAACAACTCGGTATCGAAGGTCTGGATTCTTCAAAAATTAAATATCAGGACCTTTGCCATGTCATCGAAGCCCGAATTGAAGAAATCGTAGAAAATGTTATCGACCAGATAGATGCTTCGGGATACGGAGATCAATTATCGGCTGGAATCATCATTACAGGAGGAGCCTCTCAGTTACGGGAGTTGCCCGAACTGCTGAGACAAAAAACGGGAATGGAAGTTAAACGCGGTACGCTTCCTAAAAACATACAATTCGTAAACCGGGCTGAAGCCGGTAATCCCGCCTATGCGCAAGCTATCGGTCTATTATTACTGGGAACAGAAAATTGTGTACGTAAAGTAGAACCCGAAACAATTTCCGAGACACAAAAAAACGTAAAAAAAGAAACCGCTACAGGACATAAACAAGAGGCCCCTAAACCGCAGAAGCCTCCTAAACCTTCGTTTATCGATAAATTGAAAAAAAGAGCGGAACAACTCTTTGACGATAACGACGCCGAGTTGAAATAA